From the Oleiharenicola lentus genome, one window contains:
- a CDS encoding family 43 glycosylhydrolase has protein sequence MTLRVLVLLSCFSCFSWLHADSVAPKPLFRDPVYDGAADPVVIWNPKAERWWMFYTNRRANQPGLSGVAWVHGCKIGIAESADGAKWTYLGTADIELPPEIGGAEPTHWAPDVITAPDGKHHMFLTVVPGVFENWQHPRRIVHLTSTGLRKWKYESALTLASDRVIDAGVHALPGGGWRLWYNNERDRKSIYYADSPDLFTWTDKGKCTGVGERPGEGPYVFRWRGAYWMLVDLWKGLGVYRSTDLETWTAQSGDLLGVPGTGADDGVNGGHPGVVVSGDRAYVFYFTHPGRAGTIRPEDKESLDLRRSSIQVVELVEKDGVLSCDRNTPTHVMLRAPR, from the coding sequence ATGACGCTGCGGGTGCTGGTTCTGCTTTCGTGTTTTTCGTGTTTTTCGTGGTTACATGCGGATTCCGTCGCCCCCAAGCCGCTCTTCCGCGATCCGGTTTACGACGGCGCGGCCGATCCGGTCGTGATTTGGAATCCCAAGGCGGAACGCTGGTGGATGTTCTACACCAACCGCCGCGCCAACCAGCCCGGCCTCTCCGGCGTGGCCTGGGTTCACGGCTGCAAGATCGGCATCGCCGAGTCGGCCGACGGTGCGAAGTGGACCTACCTCGGCACCGCCGACATCGAGCTGCCGCCCGAGATCGGCGGCGCCGAGCCCACGCACTGGGCGCCGGACGTTATCACTGCGCCGGATGGCAAGCACCACATGTTCCTCACCGTTGTGCCAGGAGTGTTCGAGAACTGGCAGCACCCGCGCCGCATCGTCCACCTCACGAGCACCGGCCTACGGAAGTGGAAATACGAGTCCGCCCTCACGCTCGCGTCCGACCGCGTGATCGACGCCGGCGTCCACGCCCTGCCCGGCGGTGGCTGGCGCCTGTGGTATAACAACGAGCGCGACCGGAAATCCATCTACTACGCCGACAGCCCCGACCTCTTCACGTGGACCGACAAGGGCAAGTGCACCGGCGTCGGCGAACGTCCGGGCGAAGGCCCCTACGTCTTTCGCTGGCGCGGCGCGTATTGGATGCTCGTGGACCTGTGGAAGGGCCTCGGCGTTTATCGCTCCACCGATCTCGAAACCTGGACCGCTCAAAGCGGCGACCTGCTCGGCGTGCCCGGCACCGGCGCCGACGACGGCGTGAACGGCGGCCACCCCGGCGTCGTGGTCAGCGGCGACCGCGCCTATGTGTTCTATTTCACCCACCCCGGCCGCGCCGGCACGATCCGGCCCGAGGACAAGGAATCGCTCGATCTCCGCCGCAGCTCCATCCAGGTCGTCGAACTCGTCGAAAAGGACGGCGTGCTCTCCTGCGACCGCAACACGCCAACGCATGTGATGCTGAGGGCGCCGCGGTAG
- a CDS encoding alpha-N-arabinofuranosidase: MLRADQSATLTLRADQPGAVISREIYGHFAEHLGHCIYEGLWVGPDSSIPNTRGIRNDVVAALKNLQIPVLRWPGGCFADEYHWKDGIGPREKRPAIYNSHWGGVVENNHFGTHEFLDLVEMLGCEAFVSVNVGSGTVQETQQWVEYMTSDAKSPMADLRRANGRDKPWRVKYIGVGNETWGCGGNMRPEYYADVYKHFNTFIKNYDREYRIQRIACGPNGDNYAWTEELMASAARHMNGLSLHHYTLPSGSWSGPKGAAYGFPETQWFTTMRNTLIMETLVTKHSAIMDKYDPQKKVGLVVDEWGTWYDVEPGTNPGFLRQQNTIRDAVVAGLNLHIFQKHADRVTMANIAQMINVLQAVILTDKEKMILTPTYHVFEMFKVHQGATSLKLDLKTPDYVFGAEKLPVVSASASRNAAGKIHLSLVNLHPSDAVTVSTTLEGVKPGAVSGRILTADAMDARNTFEAPETVKPVAFTGAKLAGGQLTVTLPAKSVVVLEL; this comes from the coding sequence ATGCTGCGCGCCGACCAGTCCGCCACCCTCACTCTCCGCGCCGACCAGCCCGGCGCCGTCATCAGCCGCGAGATCTACGGCCATTTCGCCGAGCACCTCGGCCACTGCATCTACGAAGGCCTCTGGGTCGGCCCCGACTCGTCCATCCCCAACACCCGCGGCATCCGCAACGACGTCGTCGCCGCGCTCAAGAACCTCCAGATCCCCGTCCTCCGCTGGCCGGGCGGCTGCTTCGCCGACGAATACCATTGGAAGGACGGCATCGGTCCGCGCGAAAAGCGCCCTGCGATCTACAACTCCCACTGGGGTGGCGTCGTGGAGAACAACCATTTCGGCACGCATGAGTTCCTCGATCTGGTCGAGATGCTCGGCTGCGAGGCCTTCGTGTCCGTCAACGTCGGCAGCGGCACCGTGCAGGAGACCCAGCAGTGGGTCGAATACATGACCAGCGACGCCAAGTCACCCATGGCCGACCTGCGCCGCGCGAACGGCCGCGACAAGCCCTGGCGCGTGAAATACATCGGCGTCGGCAACGAGACCTGGGGCTGCGGCGGCAACATGCGCCCCGAGTATTACGCGGACGTTTACAAGCACTTCAACACGTTCATCAAAAACTACGACCGCGAGTATCGCATCCAGCGCATCGCCTGCGGGCCCAACGGCGACAACTACGCCTGGACCGAGGAACTCATGGCCAGCGCCGCGCGCCACATGAACGGCCTCTCGCTCCACCACTACACGCTGCCCAGCGGCAGCTGGAGCGGCCCGAAGGGAGCGGCCTACGGTTTCCCCGAGACCCAGTGGTTCACCACCATGCGCAACACCCTGATCATGGAGACGCTCGTCACCAAGCACAGCGCGATCATGGACAAATACGACCCGCAGAAGAAGGTCGGCCTCGTCGTGGATGAATGGGGCACCTGGTATGACGTCGAGCCCGGCACCAACCCCGGCTTCCTCCGCCAGCAAAACACCATCCGCGACGCCGTCGTCGCCGGCCTCAACCTGCACATCTTCCAGAAGCACGCCGACCGTGTGACCATGGCCAACATCGCGCAGATGATCAACGTGCTCCAGGCCGTCATCCTCACCGACAAGGAGAAGATGATCCTCACGCCGACCTACCACGTCTTCGAGATGTTCAAGGTCCACCAGGGCGCCACCAGCCTGAAGCTTGACCTCAAGACGCCCGACTACGTCTTCGGCGCCGAGAAGCTCCCGGTCGTCAGCGCCTCCGCCTCACGCAACGCCGCCGGCAAGATCCATCTCTCGCTGGTGAACCTGCACCCGAGCGACGCCGTCACCGTCAGCACGACGCTCGAGGGCGTGAAGCCGGGCGCCGTGAGCGGCCGCATTCTTACCGCCGACGCGATGGATGCGCGCAACACCTTCGAGGCGCCCGAGACCGTCAAGCCCGTCGCCTTCACCGGCGCGAAGCTCGCCGGCGGCCAGCTCACCGTCACCCTCCCCGCCAAGTCGGTGGTCGTGCTGGAGCTGTGA
- a CDS encoding glycoside hydrolase family protein: protein MKIIRVLLGATLGVALYADTTGPAAPAKSFIDYFRPIPARGPLTAETWGAPGALPRDVHNGLEDVTNKYCYWDGQILRGDDGKYRLYASRWDEARGHDGWKDSIGVSSLSDHLLGPYVDRGPMWPDNQGGKGHNVTALRLPDGRYAVVVSETRQGDVFVSDSPDGPWTHLGGIVTHGDVRKRASNYSIMVRPDGDFMIVPRSGQIFLSKTGILGPYHAQGPSVYPKIAGLEQRDLEDPCIWFSGGRYHIVVNSWSQRKAFHLTSKDGITGWTLRGLAYDPRVDFVRYTDGTVNRWDKLERPGVVIENGHVVAVTLAVLDVPKNEEKGGDRHGNKVIVIPFDGAALDRDLANVPELPSEAPAK, encoded by the coding sequence ATGAAAATCATCCGTGTGCTCCTCGGCGCGACGCTCGGCGTCGCGCTCTACGCCGACACGACTGGGCCCGCCGCGCCGGCCAAATCGTTCATCGACTACTTCCGTCCCATTCCCGCCCGCGGTCCGCTCACGGCGGAAACCTGGGGCGCTCCGGGCGCGCTGCCCCGCGACGTGCACAACGGCCTGGAGGATGTGACCAACAAGTATTGTTACTGGGACGGCCAGATCCTCCGCGGCGACGACGGCAAATACCGCCTCTACGCCTCGCGCTGGGACGAGGCCCGCGGCCACGACGGTTGGAAGGATTCGATCGGCGTGAGCTCGCTCAGCGATCACCTGCTCGGGCCCTACGTGGACCGCGGCCCGATGTGGCCCGACAACCAGGGCGGCAAGGGCCACAACGTCACCGCGCTGCGCCTGCCCGACGGACGTTACGCGGTCGTCGTCAGCGAGACGCGCCAAGGCGATGTGTTCGTCTCCGATTCACCCGACGGACCCTGGACGCACCTCGGCGGCATCGTCACGCACGGCGACGTGCGCAAGCGCGCCTCGAACTACAGCATCATGGTGCGGCCCGACGGCGACTTCATGATCGTGCCGCGCTCCGGCCAGATCTTCCTCAGCAAAACCGGCATCCTCGGTCCCTACCACGCCCAGGGGCCGAGCGTTTATCCGAAGATCGCGGGCCTCGAACAGCGCGACCTCGAGGATCCCTGCATCTGGTTCAGCGGCGGCCGCTACCATATCGTCGTCAACAGCTGGAGCCAGCGGAAGGCCTTTCACCTGACGTCCAAGGACGGCATCACCGGCTGGACGCTGCGCGGCCTCGCCTACGATCCGCGCGTGGATTTCGTGCGCTACACCGACGGCACCGTGAACCGCTGGGACAAGCTCGAGCGCCCCGGCGTTGTCATCGAGAACGGCCACGTCGTCGCCGTCACCCTCGCGGTGCTCGACGTCCCGAAGAACGAGGAGAAGGGCGGCGACCGTCACGGCAACAAGGTCATCGTGATTCCCTTCGACGGCGCCGCGCTCGACCGTGATCTGGCGAACGTGCCCGAGCTGCCTTCAGAGGCGCCGGCCAAATAG
- a CDS encoding beta-galactosidase, which produces MNKLLHGTCYYPELWPESEIPRDIAEMKKLGLNMVRIGEFTWSKMEPDEGRVSVDFFVRVLDQLHAAGIGVVYCTPTPTPPVWLTHGHPDRCFVDAEGRVMSHGARQHASYEHPVVRAACLRIVETLASAVGRHPAIIAWQIDNEFKCHVGEDFNPHAVAHWHRWLEARFGTIEKLNDAWGTEIWSERYQRFDQVPAPVRTPFLHNASLSTAYRMFCRESIAEFMDAQCAVIRRHSDKPITHNTVTFFSVNQERLFANLDFASFDDYPPRDNWPAIVFDNDLCRPAKPGRAHWFMETSVAHNGWFGNHEVTHPPGFLAAEAVVSFGLGAQAINYWLWRQQRTGCELPHSAILSTWFKPSVGYTAVEAVEAARRQLEPLMLASKPAVAEAAVTWSDLGRAMLQTEPLGGRPGYEVDFNKVVAQWHGLLLEAGIHRDVRFEGAALDGLKLLITPVMPFVSPDFLKKVEKFVRAGGVWICAPTTGTRGAEHTVPTDAGLGLVDAFAGVETVFSFPITGTGSTGKAFGLTAPVAGWCSALRPATSDTRVLGTLKSEQAPGLAFLTERRIGQGAVVVLGALPDGKTGAKLLAKLVAHYAKQAGVTLRFDATPGTVVCPRATADGETLWVVVNLNGKGGRVRVPKGATDALTGKKLPAGPLKLARYGWRVVWI; this is translated from the coding sequence ATGAACAAACTCCTCCACGGCACCTGTTACTACCCCGAGCTCTGGCCCGAGTCCGAGATTCCCCGCGACATCGCGGAAATGAAGAAACTCGGCCTGAACATGGTGCGCATCGGCGAGTTCACCTGGTCGAAGATGGAGCCCGACGAGGGCCGGGTGTCGGTGGACTTCTTCGTGCGTGTGCTCGACCAGCTGCACGCGGCGGGGATCGGCGTCGTCTATTGCACGCCCACGCCCACGCCGCCGGTGTGGCTGACGCACGGTCACCCCGACCGTTGCTTCGTGGACGCCGAGGGCCGCGTGATGAGTCACGGCGCGCGCCAGCACGCCAGCTACGAGCACCCCGTGGTGCGCGCGGCCTGCCTGCGCATCGTCGAGACCCTGGCGTCGGCCGTCGGCCGCCACCCGGCGATCATCGCCTGGCAGATCGACAATGAGTTCAAGTGCCACGTCGGTGAGGACTTCAACCCCCACGCCGTCGCCCACTGGCACCGCTGGCTCGAGGCGCGGTTCGGCACGATTGAGAAGTTGAACGACGCCTGGGGCACCGAGATCTGGAGCGAACGCTACCAGCGCTTCGACCAGGTGCCCGCGCCAGTGCGCACGCCCTTCCTGCACAACGCCTCGCTCAGCACCGCCTACCGGATGTTCTGCCGCGAGAGCATCGCGGAGTTCATGGACGCGCAGTGCGCGGTCATCCGCCGCCACTCGGACAAGCCGATCACGCACAACACGGTGACGTTCTTCTCGGTCAACCAGGAGCGGCTGTTCGCCAACCTCGATTTCGCCTCCTTCGACGACTACCCGCCGCGCGACAACTGGCCGGCCATCGTCTTCGACAACGACCTCTGCCGCCCCGCCAAGCCCGGCCGCGCCCACTGGTTCATGGAGACGAGCGTCGCGCACAACGGCTGGTTTGGGAACCACGAGGTCACGCATCCGCCGGGCTTCCTCGCGGCCGAGGCGGTCGTGTCCTTCGGGCTCGGCGCGCAGGCGATCAACTACTGGCTCTGGCGCCAGCAGCGCACCGGCTGCGAGCTGCCACACAGCGCGATTCTCAGCACCTGGTTCAAGCCCTCCGTCGGCTACACCGCCGTCGAGGCTGTCGAGGCCGCGCGTCGGCAGCTCGAGCCGCTCATGCTCGCGAGCAAGCCCGCGGTCGCCGAGGCCGCCGTCACCTGGTCCGATCTCGGTCGCGCCATGCTCCAGACCGAGCCGCTCGGCGGACGCCCCGGCTACGAGGTGGATTTCAACAAGGTCGTCGCCCAATGGCACGGTCTGCTCCTCGAGGCCGGCATCCACCGCGACGTCCGCTTCGAGGGCGCGGCGCTCGACGGCCTCAAGCTGCTCATCACGCCCGTGATGCCGTTTGTGTCGCCGGACTTCCTGAAGAAAGTGGAAAAATTCGTCCGCGCCGGCGGCGTGTGGATCTGCGCGCCGACCACTGGCACGCGCGGCGCCGAGCACACCGTGCCGACCGACGCTGGTCTCGGGCTCGTGGACGCCTTCGCGGGCGTCGAGACCGTGTTTTCGTTTCCCATCACCGGCACCGGCTCGACCGGCAAGGCCTTCGGCCTCACCGCACCCGTGGCCGGCTGGTGTTCCGCGCTGCGGCCCGCCACCTCCGACACGCGGGTGCTCGGCACGCTCAAGAGCGAGCAGGCCCCGGGTCTGGCCTTCCTCACCGAGCGTCGGATCGGCCAGGGCGCGGTCGTCGTCCTCGGCGCGCTGCCCGACGGGAAGACCGGCGCAAAGCTGCTGGCGAAGCTCGTCGCCCACTACGCGAAGCAGGCCGGTGTCACCCTCCGCTTTGACGCCACGCCCGGCACTGTCGTGTGCCCGCGCGCAACCGCCGACGGCGAAACGCTCTGGGTCGTGGTGAACCTGAACGGCAAGGGCGGCCGCGTCCGCGTGCCGAAGGGCGCGACCGACGCCCTCACCGGCAAGAAGCTCCCCGCCGGCCCCCTCAAGCTCGCCCGCTACGGCTGGCGGGTGGTGTGGATTTGA
- a CDS encoding alpha-L-fucosidase, whose amino-acid sequence MNTRAATLLALSFVASALPGLASIPSNATPSVIVSTAREPVAAGPFAPTWESLRGYEAPEWFRDAKFGIWAHWGPQCEPGMGDWYARHLYFENGPAWGPNVTAFHRETYGHPSQAGFKDVIHRWKAENWNPDKLVALYKRAGAQYFFALANHNDNLDLWDSKYQPWNSVRVGPKKDLIAGWARAARANGLKFGVSVHAAHAWSWYEPAQGADKEGPLAGVPYDGRLTAADGKGQWWEGLDPQDLYEQRHAPAEGFAEPLKIHERWDWGNGVSPPDQAYSERFYHRTMDLINTFRPDLLYFDDTALPLWPVSDAGLKIAAHYYNQGAARNGGRADNVIFGKVLTADQKRALVWDVERGAPNDIQPLPWQTCTCIGSWHYEKKIADENRYKSAATVLQMLADIVSKNGNLLLNIPLRGDGTPDDASLAVVEGIATWMDVNREAIFATRPWKIFGEGPASAGAALSAQGFNEGKGKPYTADDLRFTQSKDGRTLYIIGLVRPTAPLAVAALGTAAGHLDRAIASVELLGSAAPVKWTQTAAALKLDAGAPAGPAGPVVFKVSLR is encoded by the coding sequence ATGAATACCCGTGCTGCCACACTGCTGGCGCTGTCCTTTGTCGCATCCGCCCTCCCCGGCCTTGCCTCGATCCCGAGCAACGCCACGCCATCCGTTATTGTCAGCACCGCACGCGAGCCCGTCGCCGCCGGCCCGTTTGCGCCGACCTGGGAATCGCTGCGCGGCTACGAGGCGCCAGAATGGTTTCGCGACGCGAAGTTTGGCATCTGGGCCCACTGGGGTCCCCAGTGCGAACCCGGCATGGGCGACTGGTATGCACGCCACCTGTATTTCGAAAATGGCCCGGCGTGGGGGCCCAACGTCACGGCCTTTCACCGCGAGACCTACGGTCACCCCTCGCAGGCCGGCTTCAAGGACGTCATCCACCGCTGGAAGGCCGAGAACTGGAATCCCGACAAGCTCGTCGCCCTCTACAAGCGCGCGGGCGCCCAGTATTTTTTCGCCCTCGCCAATCATAATGACAACCTCGACCTCTGGGACTCGAAATACCAGCCGTGGAATTCGGTCCGCGTCGGCCCGAAAAAAGATCTCATCGCCGGCTGGGCCCGGGCGGCGCGCGCCAACGGCCTGAAGTTCGGCGTCAGCGTCCACGCCGCCCATGCCTGGAGCTGGTATGAACCCGCGCAGGGCGCGGACAAGGAAGGCCCGCTCGCCGGCGTGCCCTACGACGGCAGGCTCACTGCCGCCGACGGCAAGGGCCAGTGGTGGGAGGGCCTCGATCCGCAGGATCTCTACGAGCAACGCCATGCGCCGGCCGAGGGCTTCGCGGAGCCGCTCAAGATCCACGAACGCTGGGACTGGGGCAACGGCGTTAGCCCGCCCGACCAAGCTTACAGTGAGCGGTTCTACCACCGCACGATGGATCTCATCAACACGTTCAGGCCCGACCTGCTTTACTTCGACGATACCGCCCTACCCCTCTGGCCCGTGAGCGACGCCGGCCTGAAGATCGCCGCGCATTATTACAACCAGGGCGCTGCGCGAAACGGCGGCAGGGCCGACAACGTCATCTTCGGCAAGGTGCTCACCGCCGACCAGAAGCGCGCCCTCGTGTGGGACGTTGAGCGCGGCGCACCCAATGACATCCAGCCGCTCCCCTGGCAGACCTGCACCTGCATCGGCAGCTGGCACTACGAAAAGAAAATCGCCGACGAAAACCGCTACAAGAGTGCCGCCACCGTCCTCCAGATGCTGGCCGACATCGTCAGCAAGAACGGCAACCTCCTGCTCAACATCCCGCTCCGCGGCGACGGCACGCCCGACGACGCCAGTCTCGCCGTGGTCGAAGGCATCGCCACGTGGATGGACGTGAACCGCGAGGCCATCTTCGCCACGCGCCCGTGGAAAATCTTCGGCGAGGGCCCGGCCTCCGCCGGCGCCGCCCTCAGCGCCCAGGGTTTCAACGAGGGCAAGGGCAAACCCTACACCGCCGACGATCTGCGCTTCACGCAGTCCAAGGACGGTCGCACGCTCTACATCATCGGCCTCGTCCGCCCCACCGCGCCGCTGGCCGTCGCCGCGCTCGGCACCGCTGCCGGCCACCTCGACCGCGCCATCGCCAGCGTGGAACTCCTCGGTTCCGCCGCGCCGGTGAAGTGGACGCAAACCGCCGCCGCCCTCAAGCTCGACGCCGGCGCGCCCGCCGGCCCGGCCGGCCCCGTGGTGTTCAAGGTTTCGCTCCGATGA
- a CDS encoding DeoR/GlpR family DNA-binding transcription regulator, producing MRVPRHIVESRHERLRALIRTDGFLPVAEICRRLGVSEATARRDLSEVAANGHITRTRGGALADYNTTFASLGERSGRARTAKGRIAAAALEKFPRRGTVFLDAGTTVQAIARQLLRTRRDLTGLSIVTNSLPVATLLGGARGLDLHVLGGTFLHRQAVLLGADAVRSLAAWDFDAAFLGGEGLDAEGITNSHADVAEFQQAVLRRTTAPFFCLDASKLGRATPHRVAGWDQLGTLVTDASSTQLAAAGVKLIAARLISA from the coding sequence ATGCGAGTTCCCCGCCACATCGTCGAAAGCCGCCACGAGCGCCTGCGCGCCCTGATCCGGACCGACGGCTTCCTGCCGGTGGCGGAGATCTGCCGGCGGCTGGGAGTGTCCGAGGCGACGGCGCGCCGCGACCTGTCGGAAGTCGCCGCCAACGGCCACATCACCCGCACGCGCGGTGGCGCTCTGGCCGATTACAACACCACCTTCGCCTCGCTCGGCGAACGCTCGGGCCGCGCCCGCACCGCCAAGGGCCGCATCGCCGCCGCCGCCCTCGAAAAATTTCCGCGCCGCGGCACGGTTTTCCTCGACGCCGGCACCACCGTGCAGGCCATCGCCCGCCAGCTCCTGCGCACGCGGCGCGACCTGACCGGCCTGAGCATCGTGACCAACAGCCTGCCCGTTGCGACCCTGCTCGGCGGGGCCCGCGGCCTCGACCTGCACGTGCTCGGCGGCACCTTCCTGCACCGCCAGGCCGTCCTGCTCGGCGCCGATGCCGTGCGCTCGCTCGCGGCCTGGGACTTCGACGCGGCCTTCCTCGGCGGCGAGGGTCTCGATGCCGAGGGCATCACCAACTCCCACGCCGACGTCGCCGAGTTTCAGCAGGCCGTGTTGCGCCGCACCACCGCGCCGTTCTTCTGCCTCGACGCTTCCAAGCTCGGCCGCGCCACCCCGCACCGCGTCGCCGGCTGGGACCAGCTCGGCACGCTCGTCACCGACGCTTCGTCCACCCAGCTCGCCGCCGCCGGCGTGAAGCTGATTGCCGCGCGGCTGATCAGCGCCTGA
- a CDS encoding bifunctional rhamnulose-1-phosphate aldolase/short-chain dehydrogenase, with amino-acid sequence MSSYQYVNFGWDDAKAASLDPVGRLVYRSNLLGGDQRITNTGGGNTSSKIIEKDPLTGQPVEVLWVKGSGGDLRTSTRENFSSLYQQKLLDLQKLYASRADKGLKSQAEDDMVGMFSHATFNLNPRASSIDTTLHSFLPGKHVDHMHPNAVIAIAASANCEKLTQEIFGGQMAYVKWMRPGFELGLAMQEIARKNPSTKAIMMGQHGFISWADDDKACYTWTLDCIEKAARYIEAKYQAKGGDATAFGGAKYQSLDEAKRQAVFAAILPWLRGQVSKQKRFIGTVQDDAKILRFVNSKDAARLAELGTSCPDHFLRTKIKPLYVDWNPQAEDTAALKAKLAAGLEAYRKDYAAYYAACKHANSPAMRDPNPTVVLIPGVGMIAWGKDKSESRVTAEFYNCAVEVMRGAEAIDRYIALPQQEAFDIEYWLLEEAKLKRMPAEKELARQVIVVIGAGSGIGKETAHRLVKEGAHIVCVDLNADAAAATAKEIEAKYGVGIGVAGTGLSNCGPALGLAANITDRASIRKMLDQVALAYGGFDSICVTAGIFVPSDTTGHIPDDKWALTFNINVTGSYLVGDEAFKTWKEQGLKGNLVLTTSANAAVAKKGSVAYDTSKAAANHLTRELAIELSPLVRVNAVAPATVVQGSAMFPRDRVIGSLAKYNIPYKDDEATESLVTKLAQFYADRTLTKAPITPADQAEAYFLLVSSRLSKTTGQVITVDGGLHEAFLR; translated from the coding sequence ATGAGCTCCTACCAATACGTCAACTTCGGCTGGGACGACGCCAAGGCCGCGTCCCTCGATCCCGTCGGCCGTCTCGTCTATCGCTCGAACCTCCTCGGAGGCGACCAGCGCATCACCAACACCGGCGGCGGCAACACCTCCTCCAAGATCATCGAAAAGGACCCGCTCACGGGCCAGCCCGTCGAGGTCCTCTGGGTCAAGGGCTCGGGCGGCGATCTCCGCACCAGCACGCGCGAGAACTTCTCCTCCCTCTACCAGCAGAAGCTGCTCGACCTCCAGAAACTCTACGCCAGCCGCGCCGACAAGGGCCTCAAGTCGCAGGCCGAGGACGACATGGTCGGCATGTTCTCGCACGCCACGTTCAACCTGAACCCGCGCGCCTCCTCGATCGACACCACGCTGCACTCCTTTCTGCCCGGCAAGCACGTCGATCACATGCACCCCAACGCGGTGATCGCCATCGCGGCCTCGGCCAACTGCGAGAAGCTCACCCAGGAAATCTTCGGCGGCCAGATGGCCTACGTGAAGTGGATGCGCCCGGGCTTCGAGCTCGGCCTCGCCATGCAGGAGATCGCGAGGAAGAACCCGTCCACCAAGGCCATCATGATGGGCCAGCACGGCTTCATCTCCTGGGCCGACGACGACAAGGCCTGCTACACCTGGACCCTCGACTGCATCGAAAAGGCTGCCCGCTACATCGAGGCGAAATACCAGGCCAAGGGCGGCGACGCCACGGCCTTCGGCGGCGCGAAATACCAGTCGCTCGACGAGGCGAAGCGGCAAGCCGTCTTCGCTGCCATTCTTCCCTGGCTCCGCGGCCAGGTCTCGAAGCAAAAGCGTTTCATCGGCACCGTGCAGGACGACGCCAAGATCCTGCGCTTCGTGAACTCCAAGGACGCCGCCCGCCTCGCCGAACTCGGCACGAGCTGCCCCGATCACTTCCTGCGCACCAAGATCAAGCCGCTCTACGTGGACTGGAACCCGCAGGCCGAGGACACCGCCGCGCTGAAGGCCAAGCTCGCCGCCGGCCTCGAGGCCTACCGCAAGGACTACGCCGCCTACTACGCGGCCTGCAAACACGCCAACTCACCCGCCATGCGCGACCCGAACCCGACCGTCGTGCTCATCCCCGGCGTGGGCATGATCGCGTGGGGCAAGGACAAGTCCGAGTCGCGCGTCACCGCCGAGTTCTACAACTGCGCCGTCGAGGTCATGCGCGGCGCCGAGGCGATTGACCGCTACATCGCGCTCCCGCAGCAGGAGGCCTTCGACATCGAGTATTGGCTCCTCGAGGAGGCCAAGCTGAAGCGCATGCCCGCCGAGAAGGAACTCGCCCGCCAGGTCATCGTCGTCATCGGCGCCGGCTCCGGCATCGGCAAGGAAACCGCGCACCGCCTCGTGAAGGAAGGCGCGCACATCGTGTGCGTTGACCTCAATGCCGACGCGGCCGCCGCCACCGCCAAGGAGATCGAGGCCAAATACGGCGTCGGCATCGGCGTCGCCGGCACGGGGCTCTCCAACTGCGGCCCGGCCCTCGGCCTTGCCGCCAACATCACCGACCGCGCCAGCATCCGCAAGATGCTCGACCAGGTCGCGCTCGCCTACGGCGGCTTCGACTCCATCTGCGTCACCGCCGGCATCTTCGTGCCGAGCGACACGACCGGGCACATCCCCGACGACAAGTGGGCGCTCACCTTCAACATCAACGTCACCGGCAGCTACCTCGTTGGCGACGAGGCGTTCAAGACGTGGAAGGAGCAGGGCCTCAAGGGCAACCTCGTGCTCACGACCTCGGCCAACGCCGCCGTCGCGAAGAAGGGTTCCGTGGCCTACGACACCTCCAAGGCGGCCGCCAACCACCTCACGCGCGAGCTCGCCATCGAGCTCTCGCCGCTGGTGCGCGTCAACGCCGTCGCCCCCGCCACCGTCGTGCAGGGCTCCGCGATGTTCCCGCGCGACCGCGTCATCGGCTCGCTCGCCAAATACAACATCCCCTACAAGGACGACGAGGCCACCGAGTCGCTCGTGACGAAGCTCGCGCAGTTCTACGCCGACCGCACGCTCACGAAGGCCCCGATCACGCCCGCCGACCAGGCCGAGGCGTATTTCCTCCTCGTCAGCTCCCGTCTCAGCAAAACCACCGGCCAGGTCATCACCGTGGACGGCGGACTGCATGAGGCGTTCCTGCGCTGA